One part of the Lycium ferocissimum isolate CSIRO_LF1 chromosome 8, AGI_CSIRO_Lferr_CH_V1, whole genome shotgun sequence genome encodes these proteins:
- the LOC132066517 gene encoding uncharacterized protein LOC132066517: protein MAAVARPRYDEDGIELFSGKIGIFPFVFQGPAKRNCKNRVAGTLETKPILSVTKDVTRSCLIEKVLPAIRSKWLLAHANAPIFIQQDNVRPHLSVNDLEFNEAAKQDGFDIRLCFQPPNSPNMNVLDLGFFRAIQSLQYQRAPLTIDELIEAVEKSFDEMEVHRLNHVFLTLQSCMVEVMKDKGGNNYKIPHMNKERLERGGNLPIQVCCDVGVVNEAVALLRM from the coding sequence ATGGCTGCTGTAGCACGCCCTAGGTATGACGAAGATGGAATAGAGTTGTTTTCAGGGAAAATAGGAATCTTTCCTTTTGTTTTCCAAGGACCAGCTAAAAGGAATTGCAAAAACCGAGTGGCGGGAACTTTGGAAACAAAGCCTATTTTATCTGTCACTAAAGATGTGACTAGGAGTTGTTTAATTGAAAAGGTTCTTCCAGCGATTCGATCAAAATGGCTGCTTGCACATGCAAATGCTCCTATTTTTATCCAGCAAGATAACGTAAGACCTCATCTTAGCGTCAACGACTTAGAATTTAATGAAGCTGCCAAACAAGATGGTTTTGATATTAGGTTATGCTTTCAACCTCCTAATAGTCCGAATATGAATGTTTTGGACCTCGGATTCTTCAGAGCTATTCAATCCCTTCAGTATCAAAGGGCTCCTTTAACTATTGATGAGCTAATAGAAGCAGTTGAGAAATCTTTTGATGAGATGGAAGTTCATAGACTGAATCATGTGTTTCTCACTCTACAGTCTTGCATGGTCGAGGTGATGAAAGATAAAGGTGGGAACAACTACAAAATCCCACATATGAACAAGGAAAGATTAGAACGAGGAGGAAATCTTCCTATTCAAGTTTGTTGTGACGTTGGCGTAGTTAATGAAGCTGTAGCTCTACTTCGGATGTGA